Proteins from a single region of Ischnura elegans chromosome 2, ioIscEleg1.1, whole genome shotgun sequence:
- the LOC124153239 gene encoding octopamine receptor beta-3R-like, whose product MLDAQEKPFSWSKVAAALLNKHLQINGIASGMPAALPNGVRGEDGGNADAPDGRKCAPASAGSDRRRRRSVSLAGETPPVARRNKGAEGGAGSGAQAGAEDDPSQQPIAAASKMKRERKAARTLGIIMSAFLLCWLPFFLWYVSTTLCGDACHCPPIVVAVVFWIGYFNSALNPIIYAYFNREFRVAFKKTLLSCFWCRSGEDPGGGGGGAVKKAPGRVGRALQACWRHDDKKPRIDVSAGGGRATPGCLPRSSPSPTDHDPVI is encoded by the exons atgcTGGATGCACAAgagaaaccgttttcatg gAGCAAAGTGGCTGCCGCCCTTCTCAACAAGCACCTGCAGATCAACGGCATTGCCTCCGGAATGCCCGCCGCCCTGCCCAACGGCGTTCGCGGCGAGGACGGAGGGAACGCGGATGCACCGGACGGGAGGAAGTGCGCCCCGGCGTCGGCGGGTTCGGACAGGCGCCGGCGCCGCTCCGTGTCCCTGGCGGGGGAGACGCCGCCGGTGGCGCGGCGTAACAAGGGTGCGGAGGGCGGCGCTGGGAGCGGAGCGCAGGCGGGTGCGGAGGACGATCCGTCGCAGCAGCCGATCGCCGCCGCGTCCAAGATGAAGAGGGAGCGGAAGGCGGCTCGCACCCTCGGAATCATCATGTCCGCCTTTCTCCTCTGCTGGCTCCCGTTCTTCCTCTG GTACGTTTCTACGACACTGTGCGGCGACGCGTGTCACTGCCCGCCAATCGTGGTCGCCGTGGTCTTCTGGATCGGCTACTTCAACTCGGCACTCAACCCAATCATCTACGCCTACTTCAACCGGGAGTTCCGCGTCGCATTCAAGAAGACGCTGCTCTCTTGTTTCTGGTGTCGGTCGGGCGAGGACCCAGGTGGCGGGGGCGGAGGGGCCGTGAAGAAAGCCCCCGGGCGCGTGGGGCGGGCCCTGCAGGCCTGCTGGCGACACGACGACAAGAAGCCGCGCATAGACGTTTCGGCGGGCGGTGGACGGGCCACTCCGGGTTGCTTGCCCCGCTCTTCACCATCGCCCACGGACCACGACCCCGTCATCTGA